CTAGACGAATAAACACTTGGAAGTaaaatttcgcgcatgcgcactctacgttaGGCAAAAAGGAGATTCAGATGATTCTGTGTATGtttaaatttacatattgttTAGCGGTCTTTTTGCCACaagtaaaaaacattaaaataaaaacatccgGTAAAACAACAGGGCAACCAAATACGTCTATAAACAGATTAAGATTGTTTTTCCAGACCTGTAGAGACAGAGTATGTGTATTAAGAAAAACATGGCAATTATTAAAAATAGTCATAATTCAATAATTATTGTACATTCATTATCTTGTTCTATGGATATTTGTAAGGCCTAAAGGTTTACTTACGGGCAATGACCGTGATGTAATAATATTTTGTGATGATTATATCTATATGTTTTGAATAAATTAATCTATGGTAAAGCCTTTATACAAGTCTTTCAATAATTTGTCTAAACTAATATTATAAACACTACgtacataaatattttcaacattttgcattttgttttcagGCTATTCAGCAGGCAAAAAGCATAACGATAAAGGTAGTGGAAGTGATACCGTATGTTTGCCGTCTGAACCCACGTGGTTAAATTACAACGATGGTGACGACGGCCAAAGAGGACACATTTACGGCACAGAAACGGATGTCGTTGGTGTCTTCGAGGATAACATAAACCAGCAGGATTCCCCCTGTGCGGTATGCAGAGTCCAAAGGCCAGTCACTCTTATGATTCCTGGAAGGTCAAATTGCTACGATGGATGGAAACTGGAATACAGCGGGTATCTTATGTCTGCCTACCATGATCATCCTGGACCACATAATTACGTGTGTGTCGACAGTCGTCCTGAGTTCGTGCCGAATGGGGGCAGCAATGATAATGAACACATATTTTATCTTGTAGAAGTTAAATGTGGCTCACTTCCTTGTCCACCCTACGTAGAGGGCAGGGAACTAGCTTGTGTTGTGTGTTCTAAGTTACAATAATCAACAAGTCCCTTATCTCGTAGTCTTTGATTCTCTTACTTGCCACCATGTTTATGATCAGTAACTACACTCCAGAACTTTGAAAAcgcaaatattttttcatcttgAAGTCGAATACAAACTCATGaacaatattttcttcaaaatttcccGGCTTTTATTAATTTTAAGTACATCAAAATCAGTACCGACTTTCTTCGTGAAAGAAGGCGTTTCTCAAAATCTGTTATTGAAACGCTGTTAAGTGACAATACACTTATTTTGGCATAGAAGAGTCATTGGAATTATTCTGGACAGGCTGTTGTTCTAGGTTTGACACCGCCACGTAAACGTTTAAAATTGCGTTAAAATCACCTACGGTGGCATAATGCAACATAAAAATCATCTTAAACTGTTATCATTGGAAAAACTGGTCATTTTATTGGATATTGGAGTGTAATGATTTTAAAggatattcaatattttttccgTGGAAGACAACCGCAACTCTGTATATCCGATTAACATTAATCTAGATATGAGCTTCTTCAGCGCTAGTCACACTTCGTTTAGCGCCTTAATACCTTTAATTATGTCCAGCTCTAATATTATCAAGaacacataaaatttcaaatatattttcatgctTAAGAGGTTTATTAGAAAACTAGTATGACACTTAATgaacagaatgaaaaaaaaatgttttttttctttaaaagtgaaAATAGAATGGAAATATACGATACTTTCCGTTGTACTTTATAGCTACAACGGTGCTCAAAATAAGAAAGTTAGATTTTTCGCGTCAATGTTTACATCGTTGGCCTTGCGGGAGAAAACAGcttcatgaaactttttttttattttcaatacatctaaaatgtagcaaatattgTTGACAAGCATAATAGAATActataaatatactgaaaatgaccAATCAGAATGGATTTAACATTACATTATTCCCAGGTGGCAGGTATAagattaccttattcccagtgagatccctgtacttttttaattggtggtctctaatCAAATAGTTCTTCATTTCATACGAGTTATCAGTCTTCTTTCTGTTCAATTAATGACAGGTTATGCTGCTATTTCACTAGAAATAGCATTATGTATACAATAAAACGGTCATTAAAACAGTACTAATGCATTTGGTTGTCATGGATTTTACCAGaccggatcacactcggcgcaagGGCctctcgagccgaatacaacattgcagatcaagttactgttataataaccctattatccCTGTTGCATCTGCACAATCATCCACCTAATTTCTTTTCTTGTTATTCAAAAATTTTATGAATCCATATCCGTTAAAACATCGAGTCATGTTAATTTTACTGTAACGACTGTACATGCTTTTTCTGAAGAGCATCCTTTAGATTACATTTTatagtttaaacatgttttcatcCAATGACATtagaagaatttaaaaagaaaatgaccagcttattttcatattatttcataactgaaaaaaaaagatccacttaatcatgaaatGGTACAAAATTAATGGGAATTCATAGTTCTGCCTACCATGGATCCCCCACATTCAAGGAGGCAGAGCAATTGTCAAAATACAGGCTAGGACAGCTCATCCTAGTTCAGCAAAAGAtgacataataaaaaaattatttttctcccTTGTAATGCAAACTGTACtaaatctttcaaaattcaagatttaccttttgcatttttatattatctcCGCGATTTTAACATTGTCCGGGTTAAAGTTAAATTATCCATTccactgaaatattgaaaaaatggcATAGACTGCCATTTTGGTTACTCTTTGGCTGTTTtatctacggtgttccgttagtgccagcgcctgctccctgtgaacgcgacggtgcgatggcgaagcgcgacagtaagatggtgacaacacgacagtacgatggcaaagcgcgacagtacgatggtgacagtctgtcgtactgtcgcgcttcgccatcgtactgtcgcgcttcaccatcgtagtgtcgcgcttcgccatcgcactgtcgcacttcaccatcgtagtgtcaccatcgtactgtcgcgctttgccatcgtactgtcgcactccGCCattgtagtgtcaccatcgtactgtcgtgcttcgccatcgcatcttcgcgcttcaccatcgtgcAGTCGCAAAAGAATTCATTTAGTCTGTAGGGTCAGTGGACAATTAAAAAGGGTCGGTCGGGTaagagaaaacaaacaattatattCTAGACATAATTAACTCTTTGATAAAATGTACCCAAAAGCTTATACAAGAGtgtatttttcttacttttagcTGACAATATATACCTTTAATGtttcatggcttgaaatataAGAGttgattaaacaatattttctcacaaaacaattaattacatgtaaatacattatcatttatttttcctcattttgaatacaatgttattttgttcataaataacgCTCGGTTGGGTGATATTCGTTTAAACAACACCCTACCggttgatattcatttttattatccctaaattaaacaatgtaaaatagccaTATAGACCAAAGGAGCCTATTTTTAAatagtacatttcaaacaatataaaggtatgatatttttaatatcatcatgccagatgatattcatttgagtgacactCTGCCGGGGAATTTTTAGTTGAATAACACCCGGTGATATTCGATTCCAACTATCTGATCATTGGACAGAGTTGACAAAACTATACGATACAGAGTCTAATTAAAGTCGGTCCTTAAGAAAAGAGAGAaaagatggtgaagcgcgacagtacgatggcgaagcgcggcagtacgatggtgacactacgatggtgaagcgagACAGTGttatggcgaagcgcgacactacgattgtgaagtgcgacagtacgatggcgaagcgcgacagtacgacggattGTCACCATCAtattgtcgcgcttcaccatcgtacttttgcgcttcgccatcgtactatcgtgttgtcaccatcgtactgtcttTTAATTTTCTGGGGTATACACTGTATTAACCTTCCATCTGGTGTAAGTGCATCTGAAGCCTCCCCTCAAAGTTATACATGTAATGAAGTTCACAACACGCGTCTTAACTTTATAATTAAAGTCACAACATTGCCTCAATATTTATAATGCacttaattctttttaaaaagtaaaacatataactttaacattgttttaaataattcatgTATTGTCCCTTTAAAACGATTATCATTACTACATGGACTTAATATAGTATTTCAAGGACATGACTACATCCGACTTATCCATAATTTTGATCGCAATTAATCGATGATTGGGTTTTCTTTGTGCCATGGAAAATCTTGCTGGTCCCCAACTCTATATTTTACCTTTCCGCCCTTGTGAGGCCCATAATTTAGTTCACAACGTCATTATAACTCTGAAAACCATTCATATTTCTTATTGTGCTTAAGTTAAGAATGTGTGAACTTTGCCTGCTTTTCGACTGACAAAACTGTCAGAAAGTTTGTAGGTTAACCGACATATATACACTAGTATTCGACCAATGTGAGAAATGCAATTCATGTACTTTACAAACGCTCACTCACcgactttgtgtgtgtgcgtgtgttcgggtttaacgtcgttttcaacaatttttcagtcatataaacgacggtgtctacttgtagcagtgagcacaatgcccaactttatagtgttgcctcactggaatatcacgccgtagacacgtgacatgataccccacccagtcacattaaactgacaccgggctgaccagtcctagcactaccctcttaatgctgagcgccaagcaaggaagctactagtaccattttttacgtctttggtatgacgcggccggggatcgaccGACTTTGTGAGAAATATCAAAACTTGAGAactccgtgcagtctgatcatgatctgcactattcgccattcggtagtatatttttgtaagcaccccttttaacagttaaggtactgtccaatttgaaatttggacaagttcattatagaaatttagcagggtaagggttaaaccaaATTACTGTAAAAGCTCAATTACGTTATATACTTCTTAGATTTTGTAGGAGGATTTTCCGCCAAAAGTAAATAGAACAAAATAAACAGTCTTAGTTAGATAAGTGACAAGCATCAGAGTTATTTCTCATTTCATTCATACTTACAATTCATAGGCAAAAAATCGTCACAAATTAGTAAAGGAATACAAAAGGACAATAAGTCTAGCAAAGAGTTATGGGTTTTAACGCACTTACCGATGTAATGGTGATAAACAACTGTCCAAAGATTCATTTAATAGCTTTGATAATGCATGCCATATGTAACATGTACAGacaagtattttacaaaatgcataCAAAAATTTACAGCGActtaaaaaaacttgaaaaagtgCTTGCGGAATAACTCATTTTGCAAAAGTATTGTACAGGTTGTAAGCGGAGTTTCCGTCGaacggaaaaaacaacaacatatgcACTCTTAATTAAACGAATGAGAAAGACAAGTTCTATACGTTTGTTTTATAACGTATTTCCAAAGGAGAAACATATTTATGTTGAAGGCTTTTGTTTGGCCAgtctgaaatgaaaatgatttatgaaaatgtatgaaaatggatttatttcGGAATATGCATGCTATTGTGTAGTGGTGCAGAGGAACCTAGTTGCACATTACATTTTGATTACGAATACAGGACGGTTCGAAAACTATATGAGTTAGAGCAGAGAATAGAGCAGTTGTCACATAAAGGTaaaccaaacaaatattttagagCTTGTAATATAatgtggattttttttatatattttgacatttttagatttaaaatatctgGAATTTACAAACTAACGAAAAAGGTACTGAGGGAAGAAAATTACAACTAAAACAGACTAAAATCTTGTCATGCCCTATCAAAAAGAACATTAAGaacaatttatatttttgactgCGATATTCAACAATTTTCTAGTAGAAATCTAACTATACATCTGTGTATACCTGCACTTTGCGACTTTTGAAAAACTGAATGTGGTAGTAATAGTTAAAGAAATGTCCTTGcgtaaattgatattttttgaaataagaaATGTTACATAATAACACCAGATTTTTATAGCAACAGTTTCaggataaacacgttcaaaagcaTATAAGGGGCAGTCACCAGGGTGCCATTCATCCTAACTAATACAGACACAAAATGATCTTACCAGGCGGACAGAGCGAGAGAAAGACTGAGAGAAAACAGCCTGTGCAGTTAACTTAGCCTAGTACACATTACAATTACTGGTTTGTTTTGTCCCAAAGTC
This window of the Mercenaria mercenaria strain notata chromosome 5, MADL_Memer_1, whole genome shotgun sequence genome carries:
- the LOC123557280 gene encoding short-chain collagen C4-like, yielding MLRRIYFGICILVYCLAGEPVCTSHFDYEYRTVQKLFQLEQKIEQLLLKVGQSVYVRWGRNTCPDDASLVYYGYSAGKKHNDKGSGSDTVCLPSEPTWLNYNDGDDGQRGHIYGTETDVVGVFEDNINQQDSPCAVCRVQRPVTLMIPGRSNCYDGWKLEYSGYLMSAYHDHPGPHNYVCVDSRPEFVPNGGSNDNEHIFYLVEVKCGSLPCPPYVEGRELACVVCSKLQ